The Nostoc cf. commune SO-36 genomic sequence GTTTGGTACTGGTGCTGAGTTATGGATAAATTTACAAAAAAATTATGAGCTTAGACTAGCTGAACAAAAAATGGGTGAAGAAATTCAGGCTACTATTTCACCCCGGATATTACCTGAGTTAAAACAACTCAAGGCATAAACAAAAATCTAATCAATAGAATAGACCTCTTGCATAAATCGAATAGACCCCCCTTAATCCCCAGTGGAAAAATCACGATTTCAGGCAAAGACGGAGCAGATGCTAAACGCTACCAAGAGAAGGAAGTGAAACAGGCAATTGAGGAAGTAGAAGGGAAAGAAAAAGATGAGTAAGCTTAAGTACCAAATGATTCTTCAATGGTCTGATGAAGATGATTGCTTCTTAATAGGATTCTCCGATTTTCCAGGACAACGTTGGCGGACTCATGGGTATACTTATGAGTTAGCTGTGACAAATGGAATTGAAGCTTTAGAGTCTCTCATTATTGCTTACGAAGCTCTAGGTGATCTACTTCCAGAACCAAGAGTAAGTAGAGTGCATTAACGCGATTGAGTAGGTGGTAACTAATACTGAACAATTTGCGCGATCGCAGATTATTTTAGTTTAAATAGTGTTTTTACGTGATCTCACTGTTATTTATGTAGCTTAATTAATGTTATATTTTTTGTTGGCTGGGACTTACTCAGCTTTATTAATTACTAATAAATAAAGGTTAACTATAGTGAATAAACTGAATAATCGTCAGCTTGCTGCTATCCTCGTGGGTGGTATCGGGTTTGGCTTTGCTATTGCACAAGAAGACTGTCGTTTTCCCTATGTGCAAACAGTAATGCCTACTGCTTTGATTGCCTATGTTAAGGCTGATGATTCAAAGCAACCCTCTGATTTTGAGAAGAAATTGGAGGGTAAAGGTAAACTATAAGTAATTTACCCTCAGCACATATGAAGTGCTGAGGGTAGGCAAAACTAAATTGATAAATTAGGAGGATAAATGTTTTATTCTGGAAATGCCCTAACTGTAAAAAGTCAATTAGTTCTGTAAAATTTCTTTAAGACAGTAAGAAACTTTTACCCATTGTTTCCTACTGCCTGTTTTGCTATCTATATCAATTAGCTTTAACATTCAGCGCGTATTCTTTAAACCTTTCCAAATCAGCTTGAATTGTCGATTCAACCACCCGCCCCAAAAATAAGTTATCCATAATTTTGCCAATAATGCCGGGGATAGCATAAGAAATGGTCATTTTGACAATAGTACTACCGTGGCGATCGTAAAAGCGAATCGCTCCCTGGTTCGGCAAACCATCAACCGATTCCCATTGGATAATTTGGTTGGGAATAACTTTGAGAATTCGGGATTTCCAAGTAAATTCTAGACTGCCTGTCTTCAGTTTCCAGAGAGATATATCTGGATTCTCTGGCGGAATTTTTACCGAATCAATCCACTTCATCCACCGGGGCATTTGCTCTAAATCAGCCCAGAGGCTCCATACTAAATCTATGGGAGCCTCTACTTCTACCTGTACAGTATGCTCTAACCAATCTGACATTCTCTCTTCTTCCTTCTCTAGGAGATGCTTTGCGTAGCTTGCTTCTTTGCAGGAGTACGCATTCTTTGTGCCTTTTGCAGTTCCTTATCTCTTCAAACTCTCCAAAATCACTTTTGCCGCCCGCCGCCCAGAAATAGTTGCACCTTCCATGCTGTCGATGTAATCTTGCTGTGTATAGCTGCCTGCAAGGAAGAAATTATCTACTGGTGTTTTCTGGTTGGGACGGTACGCATCCATCCCTGGCGCTTCTCGATAGAGCGACTGAGCAAGTTTTACCACGCTGTACCAAGTCATATTTAGCTCCCGCGACGAGGGAAATAGTTCATGGACTTGCTTGAGGACATGCTGTGCGATCGCTTCATTACTTTGGGCAATAAACGGATCTCCCGGTGTCAGCACAAGCTGTAACAACGACCCCTCTCCTGGGCGATAATAATCAGCAGGGCTAGTCAACGCCAAATCAGCAAAACACGAAAAGTCCGCATCGGCTGTGTAAAGTAAATTATCGATTCCCGCCGCGTGCAAAAGCTGTTTACGTTGCTCTCCATCGTTGAGTTCTGTTACCCAACCATCGAAGCGTAACTGTACTGTTGCCACTGGCACTGCATCCAGTTTGTAAATATTGTCAAATTCTGACCACTTACGCCACTCGTGGGGTAGGATGCGTTGAATTCCTGGAACATCACAGGCAAAGACATAAGCATCAGCAGTGATAGTTTCTAATGCATCACCTTGGGCAACTACTATACCAGTGACGCGGGTTTGTTCGTCTGATGTAAATTGAATTTCTCGAACTTGCCGACGCGTGTAAACTTTGGTGCCTCTGGCTTCTAAATATTCCAGAATGGGCTTGTGTAAATATTCAGATGGAGAACCTTCCAGCATCCGCAAAACTGAAGCTTCAGTTCTAACTGCAAATAACTGGAATATCGTTAACATACAACGGGCAGACATATTTTCGCAATCAATAAATCCCAATGCGTAGGCAATGGGATTCCATAAGCGTTTAATGCTGCCATTACTCCCACCATGACTGCGGAACCAGTCGGCAAAGCTAACTTTATCTAAGTTGCGGATGGTTTTCATCGCCCCGTTAAAGTCTACCAATCCGCGAACTATGGGACTAGTACCCAGAGCGATCGCATTTTGCAGTTTATCCTGCAACGATAGTTGGGAAGTAGTGAAAAATGCCTTTAAGCCATTGAAAGGCGCACCTGTAATAAAACGAAAATCTAAACCACCAGTGCGCCCCCCTTTGTTAATGAAAGTGTGGGTATGTTCCTTGAGGCGTAAGTTTTCTAACACCCCCACTTTCTTCATCAAATCAAATAGTTGGTAGTAGCAGCCGAAAAATACATGCAACCCCATTTCTAAATGGTTGCCATCTCCATCAACCCAACTGCCAACTTTACCACCCACAAACGGACGAGACTCAAAAATCTCTACTTCACAACCAGCATCAGCTAGATCTACTGCGGTTGCTAGCCCAGCCAGTCCCGCACCTACGATTGCAACGCGCATTCCGTCGTTCCTTTTCAGTTTCTTTACAGATTGTAACTGGGTTAGTGTCGGAATTTGCTACTTAATATCAACTCCTTCAGCATATTAAAGTTGGGCAATGTCGATACTAAAACCTCTTTGATCGCTTCTTTTAGTCCCGGCAAATGACCAGACGCGAGAAAAACGCGTCTGTATCAGCTAGACAAACTCTTGTCCATAGCGGCGACTCAAAAAAGTATCATAGCTATTTTTTGCTAGCAAAGCAGTTATCTCGATAAGTAGTGAAATTAACTTCTTACTTATTTGCATCTTTACTGTCGTCGGAGACAGGCAAACTTCTAATCAGTTCCCGAATCACGTCGGTTGCCGGTCTACCTGTTTGTTGGCAATATTTTTCTAGTTTTTCCGCTTCCTGTGTTGCGAGATTTACTGTTATACGTTTTACGGCCCATTTTTTATTTGTCATTATCATGCTATCTGCTGTATATTTAGATGGTCGAAAGAGTAAAACTTTAAGAGTGAACCGATAAGGTTATCAGAGTTTGTCTCACGAAACAAGTAATATCATTAATATTAAAAATGTTTGTTTTGTCAAAGTATTCATCATTTACTAAAAAATCAAAAAACTACACCTTATTTGTTATTCCTGTGAAAGTTGAAATAGCACATACTTGCTTTTGAAGATAATAACCCTACTAACAGCATGAGTAAAGCCTGACAATAAAGTTTGATAAATGAATTTGAGATACCTACTGTTGGCTTAATAAAGATTTCTAAAGTTATTCTCCATTGAAAGCATTTGACCTTCTCTCTTAAACAAATTGGCTAAACTAGCTTAGAGAGAACATCTGGCACAAAGCCAGAAAATAAAGCTTTAGAATCATTATCATGCTAAGATGCTTGCCCCAGGCGGTTTTGAGCGATGTATATGGATAGTGGATAGTCACTTATAAAGTAGGTAAATAAGCGATCGCTCTAGAAAAAACTCCTATCTGCATCCATTACTGTAACCAAGAGGTTAAAAGCTACTTGAACGGTTATAAATTTTGCTTATCTTGATCAAGCTGA encodes the following:
- a CDS encoding type II toxin-antitoxin system HicB family antitoxin encodes the protein MSKLKYQMILQWSDEDDCFLIGFSDFPGQRWRTHGYTYELAVTNGIEALESLIIAYEALGDLLPEPRVSRVH
- a CDS encoding SRPBCC family protein translates to MSDWLEHTVQVEVEAPIDLVWSLWADLEQMPRWMKWIDSVKIPPENPDISLWKLKTGSLEFTWKSRILKVIPNQIIQWESVDGLPNQGAIRFYDRHGSTIVKMTISYAIPGIIGKIMDNLFLGRVVESTIQADLERFKEYALNVKAN
- the zds gene encoding 9,9'-di-cis-zeta-carotene desaturase, whose amino-acid sequence is MRVAIVGAGLAGLATAVDLADAGCEVEIFESRPFVGGKVGSWVDGDGNHLEMGLHVFFGCYYQLFDLMKKVGVLENLRLKEHTHTFINKGGRTGGLDFRFITGAPFNGLKAFFTTSQLSLQDKLQNAIALGTSPIVRGLVDFNGAMKTIRNLDKVSFADWFRSHGGSNGSIKRLWNPIAYALGFIDCENMSARCMLTIFQLFAVRTEASVLRMLEGSPSEYLHKPILEYLEARGTKVYTRRQVREIQFTSDEQTRVTGIVVAQGDALETITADAYVFACDVPGIQRILPHEWRKWSEFDNIYKLDAVPVATVQLRFDGWVTELNDGEQRKQLLHAAGIDNLLYTADADFSCFADLALTSPADYYRPGEGSLLQLVLTPGDPFIAQSNEAIAQHVLKQVHELFPSSRELNMTWYSVVKLAQSLYREAPGMDAYRPNQKTPVDNFFLAGSYTQQDYIDSMEGATISGRRAAKVILESLKR
- a CDS encoding ribbon-helix-helix domain-containing protein, whose translation is MIMTNKKWAVKRITVNLATQEAEKLEKYCQQTGRPATDVIRELIRSLPVSDDSKDANK